The Solanum pennellii chromosome 11, SPENNV200 genome contains a region encoding:
- the LOC107004135 gene encoding uncharacterized protein LOC107004135, with product MARIVPVKFKRVDEAFDEVAKTRICESSGSEHSPPPESLTNLSQLVNSFLEGEVITVNEKLEEIDGNVETNCFDESEIKENLRNLLDSDRNSGDNLKKSVINAVENALLAEEANDQSSLTFKRWLMTRLRDHGFDAGLCKLKWEKAVNHTSGSYEYIDVNIGVTRYIIEVSLVGEFEIARATPCYTSLLENFPHVFVGKVEELKQVVRIMSRAMKRSMKKMDIYVAPWRRLAYMEAKWFGSYKRTTNEQKHYQKNTFDLFSKKRNVGFVPKQAISFYCTENVVASNSGIKIGNLAAALNG from the exons ATGGCCAGAATTGTACCGGTGAAGTTTAAGAGAGTAGATGAAGCATTTGATGAGGTGGCGAAAACTCGGATTTGCGAGAGCAGCGGCAGTGAACACTCTCCACCACCTGAGAGCTTGACGAATTTATCGCAACTTGTGAATTCATTTTTAGAAGGGGAGGTAATTACTGTTAATGAGAAATTGGAAGAGATTGATGGAAATGTTGAAACTAATTGCTTTGATGAATCGGAGATTAAGGAGAATTTAAGGAATCTGTTGGATTCCGATAGAAATTCCGGTGATAATTTGAAGAAAAGTGTTATTAATGCTGTGGAAAATGCTTTGCTTGCTGAAGAAGCAAATGATCAGAGCTCACTGACGTTTAAACGATGGTTGATGACTCGATTGCGTGATCACGGATTCGATGCTG gATTGTGCAAATTAAAATGGGAGAAAGCTGTTAATCATACCTCTGGAAGTTACGAGTATATAGATGTTAATATTGGTGTTACTCGTTACATAATCGAGGTTTCATTAGTGGGAGAATTTGAAATTGCTCGAGCAACGCCTTGCTACACCTCGTTGCTGGAAAATTTCCCTCACGTTTTTGTTGGAAAAGTGGAAGAGTTGAAGCAAGTGGTGAGAATTATGAGTAGAGCCATGAAGAGATCTATGAAGAAAATGGATATTTATGTGGCACCATGGAGAAGACTGGCTTATATGGAAGCTAAGTGGTTTGGATCTTATAAGAGAACAACAAATGAACAAAAACATTATCAAAAGAAtacttttgatttattttcaaaGAAGAGAAATGTTGGATTTGTGCCTAAGCAAgcaatttctttttattgtaCAGAGAATGTTGTTGCTTCTAATAGTGGCATTAAAATTGGAAATTTGGCTGCGGCTTTGAATGGATAA
- the LOC107003276 gene encoding early nodulin-like protein 1, with the protein MGARIFLVVAIVFTAVATAVVAGAPVHHVVGEDRGWDPSTDITSWYSQRVFRVGDKIWFTYSTTQESLVELRNEEDFTSCDLSNPIKMYTDGLDTISLEGEGIRYFVSGNTESCKNGLKIPVKIQPKEQIMAQNNVGSMAVADGPTVPSASTNLNGLSYILIVGLSICLLGL; encoded by the exons ATGGGTGCTAGGATTTTTCTAGTGGTGGCCATTGTTTTCACGGCGGTGGCGACGGCGGTGGTGGCCGGAGCTCCGGTGCATCATGTGGtcggagaagatagagggtgggACCCATCTACTGATATTACTTCTTGGTACTCTCAAAGAGTTTTTAGAGTTGGTGATAAAATTT GGTTCACCTACTCTACAACTCAGGAGAGTTTAGTGGAGCTGAGAAACGAGGAAGATTTTACATCGTGTGATCTATCGAACCCGATCAAGATGTACACGGATGGTTTAGATACGATCTCTCTCGAAGGAGAAGGAATCCGCTACTTTGTTAGCGGAAACACGGAGAGTTGCAAAAATGGGCTGAAAATACCTGTGAAAATTCAGCCCAAAGAGCAAATTATGGCCCAAAATAATGTTGGATCAATGGCTGTAGCTGATGGGCCTACAGTACCTTCTGCTTCAACAAACTTAAATGGGCTTTCATACATTTTGATTGTTGGATTATCAATCTGTTTATTGGGCCTTTAG